Proteins encoded together in one Acholeplasma hippikon window:
- a CDS encoding NHL repeat-containing protein: MIKFMILLQSVSLLFSGLFTTQQSYNYSYWGEIASAESMHLLRAIDNSNITDINDVRNPVVLGDLRDAFVYKDFIYVSDATANKVYVFNNEFKYVKSFPEDGDELGKLNTPNGVYVFNDLLYVADYNNNRVAIFDINTNQLVNEVKNPNDIIFETVDFKPLRVAVDRTGRINVIAYNIFEGVMEFDTDGQFNRFFGTNTIKFNFIEALIYKFATKEQREKMALNLQSSFISLDIDKEGYIYTASKTEFWEPVKRLNFKGKNVLENKGLVPVVGDSVTQEQDTRVEVGPSQIIDVAVHESMQRYSILDQNRGRIFTYDKEGNLLYISGGKGTLQDQLSSPTSLTYFNEYIIVTDSTSKSIKIYEPVQFAKLVNKAIAEYTAMDYAAARDTWAEVLKLNSNYFLAYAGIGRAQLREGNYEDAMKNFELGYDYYNYSKAFEQYRNDQLAAFLPYVLIVGLGAVGFVIFKSIKQAVKREGED; encoded by the coding sequence ATGATTAAATTTATGATTTTATTACAATCTGTATCACTATTATTCAGTGGTTTATTTACAACACAACAATCATATAACTATTCATACTGGGGTGAAATTGCATCAGCAGAATCAATGCACTTATTAAGAGCAATTGATAACTCAAATATTACAGACATCAATGATGTAAGAAACCCAGTTGTATTAGGTGATTTAAGAGATGCATTTGTGTATAAAGATTTTATCTATGTATCAGATGCAACAGCAAACAAAGTATATGTATTCAATAATGAATTCAAGTACGTTAAATCATTCCCAGAAGATGGAGATGAATTAGGTAAGCTAAATACACCAAACGGAGTTTATGTATTTAATGACTTACTATATGTCGCTGATTATAACAATAATAGAGTTGCGATTTTTGATATCAATACAAACCAATTAGTTAATGAAGTTAAAAATCCGAATGATATTATTTTTGAAACAGTAGACTTTAAACCTCTTCGCGTTGCAGTTGACCGTACAGGTCGAATTAATGTTATCGCTTATAACATTTTCGAAGGGGTGATGGAATTTGATACTGATGGACAATTTAACCGTTTCTTCGGTACAAACACCATTAAATTTAATTTTATTGAAGCCTTAATCTACAAATTTGCAACTAAAGAACAAAGAGAAAAAATGGCTTTAAATTTACAATCATCATTTATTTCATTAGACATTGATAAAGAAGGTTACATTTATACAGCTTCTAAGACTGAGTTCTGGGAACCTGTTAAACGTTTAAACTTTAAAGGTAAAAATGTCTTAGAAAATAAAGGATTAGTTCCTGTTGTTGGAGACTCAGTGACCCAAGAACAAGACACAAGAGTTGAAGTTGGACCTTCACAAATTATTGATGTTGCAGTACATGAATCAATGCAACGTTATAGTATCTTAGATCAAAATAGAGGAAGAATCTTCACTTACGATAAAGAAGGAAATCTACTATATATTTCAGGTGGAAAAGGTACTTTACAAGATCAATTATCAAGTCCAACATCATTAACTTATTTTAACGAATATATTATTGTTACCGACAGCACATCAAAAAGCATTAAAATCTATGAACCAGTACAATTTGCGAAGTTAGTGAATAAAGCAATCGCAGAATATACTGCAATGGATTATGCAGCAGCAAGAGATACATGGGCAGAAGTATTAAAGTTAAACTCAAATTACTTCTTAGCGTATGCAGGTATTGGTCGTGCACAACTTAGAGAAGGCAACTATGAAGATGCAATGAAGAACTTCGAATTAGGATATGATTACTATAACTATTCAAAAGCATTCGAACAATATCGTAATGATCAATTAGCAGCATTCTTGCCATACGTTTTAATTGTTGGATTAGGTGCGGTAGGATTTGTTATCTTCAAATCTATTAAGCAAGCTGTCAAACGAGAAGGAGAGGATTAA
- a CDS encoding SGNH/GDSL hydrolase family protein: protein MKKVVFMGDSITAQFKLLSQYENIVNIGVGGYKTTELIPLVKELRLHQPDIVVLLIGINDFLCNKRFFEHGYTIPFHKTYDTLLDMITVNLPRTKLYVVSMLPVAPRKEGMLNETNALKWNEEIAYINQFIKHQSKVYRATYLDLYHEFIKDGMLNSEYSLDGIHLTEKGYLTYLDFLKKHTEEIFI from the coding sequence ATGAAAAAAGTAGTATTTATGGGTGACTCAATCACTGCACAATTTAAATTATTAAGTCAATATGAAAATATAGTGAATATCGGTGTTGGTGGATATAAAACAACGGAATTAATTCCACTTGTAAAAGAATTAAGATTACATCAACCAGATATTGTGGTTTTACTCATTGGTATCAATGACTTTTTATGCAATAAACGTTTCTTTGAACATGGGTATACTATTCCTTTTCATAAGACTTATGACACTTTACTTGATATGATTACTGTAAATCTACCAAGAACTAAGTTATACGTCGTTTCCATGCTACCTGTTGCACCAAGAAAAGAAGGGATGTTAAATGAAACGAATGCCCTTAAATGGAATGAAGAGATTGCATATATCAACCAGTTCATTAAACATCAATCAAAGGTGTATCGAGCAACTTATTTAGACTTATATCATGAGTTTATTAAAGATGGTATGTTAAATTCAGAATATTCATTAGATGGTATTCATTTAACTGAAAAAGGATATCTAACTTATTTGGATTTCTTAAAAAAACATACTGAAGAAATTTTTATTTAA
- a CDS encoding carbohydrate ABC transporter permease: MTEAKTKFLNRQFNALKNKSKQIYDKRLKTPQKRKMTFELILEKASVLLKYFLLYGLSFVILYPLIQQFSIALRAPEDINNPLVLWIPENFSLKNFEISGIVLDYWNALWNSIKMSTIVTILQILCTALAGYAFARLKFKGQGILFIIVMATVIVAPATIELPLKLTLMDFLGTGKSLLGSPTIMYIFAATGMGIKAGVFIFLFRQFFRGIPEEIEEAAYLDGANPLQVFTRVMLPNARGAMVLTGILTFVWQWNDSYFTANFVSKVNSDFSTLTTKMMSIRNAIQGAIQQAGIWQLLDQDVTQNPLFTSMILNTSAMLSMIPLIIFYLLVQKVLFTEGIERSGLVG, encoded by the coding sequence ATGACAGAGGCTAAAACTAAATTCTTAAATCGTCAATTTAATGCACTCAAAAATAAATCTAAACAGATTTATGATAAGAGATTAAAAACTCCGCAAAAGCGTAAAATGACTTTCGAGTTAATACTTGAAAAGGCATCTGTTCTATTAAAGTATTTCTTATTATATGGATTATCATTCGTTATCTTATATCCTTTAATTCAACAGTTCTCAATTGCGTTAAGAGCACCAGAAGATATTAACAATCCATTAGTTTTATGGATTCCTGAAAACTTCTCACTGAAAAACTTTGAAATTTCAGGAATTGTCTTAGACTATTGGAACGCTTTATGGAACTCAATCAAAATGAGTACGATTGTAACAATTCTTCAAATTTTATGTACAGCATTAGCGGGTTATGCGTTTGCTAGGTTAAAATTTAAAGGACAAGGCATATTATTTATCATCGTGATGGCAACAGTTATTGTTGCACCAGCAACAATTGAATTACCGCTTAAATTAACCTTAATGGATTTCTTGGGAACTGGTAAATCATTACTTGGTTCTCCAACCATTATGTATATTTTCGCCGCAACTGGTATGGGGATTAAAGCAGGGGTATTCATCTTCTTATTCAGACAATTCTTTAGAGGAATTCCTGAGGAAATTGAAGAAGCTGCCTACTTAGATGGAGCAAATCCATTACAAGTATTTACAAGAGTTATGCTTCCAAATGCAAGAGGAGCTATGGTCTTAACAGGTATTCTTACTTTTGTATGGCAATGGAATGATTCATATTTCACTGCAAACTTCGTGTCAAAAGTAAATAGTGATTTTTCTACCCTAACAACTAAGATGATGTCAATTCGTAATGCAATACAGGGTGCAATTCAACAAGCTGGTATCTGGCAATTACTTGACCAAGACGTTACCCAAAACCCGTTATTCACATCAATGATCTTGAATACATCAGCAATGTTATCAATGATACCGCTGATTATATTCTATCTATTGGTGCAAAAAGTATTATTTACTGAAGGAATCGAAAGAAGTGGCCTAGTAGGCTAA
- a CDS encoding carbohydrate ABC transporter permease: MRNKQIKYVEVNKLEKHRITTENRIKKLLAKQVTNEHKIESLIQLNESKREKNPDYNGNKIVRKIVKVSDKNQKIKNTIQRLEKRLLDIRDEKLEKRNILQLIGDWFRRIPNFKQKIIWGVLFTTPWIIGILLFFLPSFIKSVWWSFNEVSPSGQGLQFKFIGLGNYINLFTSYVIEGNNVFSVQLYLFIQNLVIDLPVIIIFSILIATFLSKPFKGSTIVKAIFFIPVIYNFTLISDTLNQGFGQYLDSSTGADQFFVQRLASFFLEIGIGGNIIEIILQAVERIFVIINLSGIQILIFVAAIQSIPGHLYEAAKIEGASKYVMFWKITISMITPFILTAAIYTVIDSFARAPIYRFLDFAMTQNKYGLAAGISVSYFIINMAIIGIVFLLMRKRVFYYDDRG; the protein is encoded by the coding sequence ATGAGAAACAAGCAAATTAAATATGTAGAAGTTAATAAACTTGAAAAACATCGTATCACAACAGAAAATAGAATTAAAAAGTTACTTGCCAAACAAGTAACTAACGAACACAAGATCGAGTCTTTAATACAATTAAACGAATCAAAGAGAGAGAAAAACCCCGATTATAATGGAAACAAAATTGTTAGAAAAATAGTTAAAGTTTCTGACAAAAACCAAAAGATTAAAAACACAATTCAAAGACTAGAAAAACGACTTTTAGATATTCGTGATGAAAAATTAGAAAAACGTAATATTTTACAATTAATTGGTGATTGGTTTAGAAGAATTCCTAATTTTAAACAAAAAATTATTTGGGGTGTCTTATTTACAACACCTTGGATTATTGGTATTTTATTATTCTTCTTACCATCATTTATTAAATCAGTATGGTGGAGCTTTAATGAAGTATCACCTTCTGGACAAGGATTACAATTTAAATTTATTGGTTTAGGTAACTATATTAACTTATTTACAAGTTATGTTATTGAAGGTAATAACGTATTTAGCGTACAGTTATACTTATTCATTCAAAATTTAGTTATTGATTTACCAGTAATTATTATCTTCTCAATTTTAATTGCTACATTCTTAAGTAAACCATTTAAAGGTAGCACAATTGTGAAGGCGATCTTCTTTATTCCTGTTATTTATAATTTCACATTAATCTCTGATACTTTAAATCAAGGATTTGGACAATATCTTGACTCATCAACAGGTGCAGATCAATTCTTCGTTCAACGTCTAGCATCATTCTTCCTTGAAATTGGTATTGGTGGAAATATTATTGAGATTATTTTACAAGCAGTAGAAAGAATCTTTGTGATTATTAACCTTTCAGGTATTCAAATCTTAATCTTCGTTGCAGCTATTCAATCTATTCCAGGGCACTTATATGAAGCTGCGAAAATTGAAGGAGCATCTAAGTATGTGATGTTCTGGAAGATTACGATTTCAATGATTACACCATTTATTCTAACTGCAGCAATTTATACAGTCATTGACTCGTTTGCGAGAGCTCCAATTTACAGATTCTTAGACTTTGCAATGACTCAAAATAAATATGGATTAGCAGCAGGTATTTCTGTGAGCTACTTCATCATTAACATGGCAATCATAGGAATTGTATTCTTATTAATGAGAAAGAGAGTGTTCTATTATGATGACAGAGGCTAA
- a CDS encoding carbohydrate ABC transporter permease, with translation MTQKITKKELLKREIKSNKVYYGMMAPFLIIFFTFTILPVIMSLFLSFTNFDMLNSPKFIGLDNYINLLLHDDVFLIAIRNTLILAVVIGPVSYAAAFIFAWLVNELPPKLRWVLTIVFYAPSISGSAFLLWQLIFNGDMYGYLNAFLINLNIIDAPILWLKTPEYALTIIIIVQLWLSLGISFLSFVAGFQTVDKSLYEAAAIDGIKNRWQELWYITLPQMMPQLMFGALMQITSSFGIGTVSTALLGFPSVEYSGHTIITHLLDFGAGSQRMELGYASAIATILFLMMIIANLAVQKLLRRVGT, from the coding sequence ATGACACAAAAAATAACAAAAAAAGAACTATTAAAACGAGAAATTAAATCGAATAAAGTTTATTACGGTATGATGGCCCCATTCTTAATCATATTCTTTACTTTCACGATTTTACCGGTAATAATGAGTTTATTCTTAAGTTTTACAAACTTTGATATGCTAAACTCACCAAAGTTTATTGGCTTAGACAATTATATTAACTTATTATTACATGATGATGTATTCTTAATTGCGATTAGAAATACATTAATCCTTGCTGTTGTCATTGGACCAGTAAGTTATGCGGCTGCATTTATATTTGCGTGGTTAGTTAATGAATTACCACCAAAATTACGTTGGGTATTAACCATTGTCTTCTATGCACCATCAATCAGTGGATCAGCATTCTTATTATGGCAATTAATCTTCAACGGCGATATGTATGGTTACTTAAACGCATTTTTAATTAACTTAAATATTATTGATGCACCTATTCTATGGTTAAAAACACCAGAATATGCATTAACAATTATTATTATTGTTCAATTATGGTTATCACTTGGTATCAGCTTCTTATCATTCGTTGCTGGTTTCCAAACTGTTGATAAATCATTATATGAAGCAGCAGCAATTGATGGTATCAAAAACCGTTGGCAAGAATTATGGTATATTACTTTACCGCAAATGATGCCACAATTAATGTTTGGTGCGTTGATGCAAATCACCTCATCATTCGGTATTGGTACTGTATCAACAGCACTCTTAGGTTTCCCTTCAGTTGAGTATTCTGGACATACAATTATTACTCACTTACTAGACTTCGGAGCCGGATCTCAACGTATGGAGTTGGGATATGCATCAGCGATTGCAACGATCTTGTTCTTAATGATGATCATTGCTAACTTAGCTGTGCAAAAACTTTTAAGAAGGGTTGGTACTTGA
- a CDS encoding ABC transporter substrate-binding protein yields MKKVYLLLTSLLFLLVLVACGDKGTDPKVPPVTPPTDGEDNEDEDDTKYDLGGIEFVIMVDNALRADPRSSQYERLFQQEKIALMDKVEKKYNVKVVYKNYPTNASWGGARERYIIEETAFQSKSAHVYEIISTSLPNLAEQKAIVPLDDYIQAYGSPRFWNSKKEFGLVKGKYYGYDDQFSIADKGLYYNVDLMAQVLGPSRKNEPLELWQKGEWTWENFEKLVNELNGPLDHTRTDENGGAQYVLGGRTYNYAYGFIGANGGKLVDADFNTYLTDKPVLDSLEFLSKLRTTDGMWIDDAPLSNASQPQFAAGNVVFQDGESWHITASNKWGGVNFKINYVPWPVGPNVKEDMSNYKSLTVGGKSTYVISSAFSKANIPAGYEDLMIHDETIFKIWADLQYFPETLTEVEDNFYATRLYSSYESDISREIHLSLIDSTVPDYFYSVIESQAQTDQSFMIKIQSAIQSGEVRNIMTSTESALQAIFIERYNLGENYYNR; encoded by the coding sequence ATGAAAAAGGTTTATTTACTTTTAACTTCTCTTCTCTTTCTACTAGTTTTAGTAGCATGTGGAGATAAGGGTACAGATCCAAAAGTGCCACCAGTTACACCTCCAACTGATGGTGAAGATAATGAAGATGAAGACGATACTAAATATGATTTAGGTGGTATCGAATTCGTTATCATGGTGGATAATGCGTTAAGAGCTGATCCAAGATCAAGCCAATATGAACGTTTATTCCAACAAGAAAAAATAGCTTTAATGGATAAGGTTGAAAAGAAATACAACGTTAAAGTTGTATACAAAAACTATCCAACAAATGCTTCATGGGGTGGGGCAAGAGAAAGATATATTATCGAAGAAACTGCTTTCCAATCAAAATCTGCTCATGTGTATGAAATTATTTCAACTTCATTACCAAACTTAGCAGAACAAAAAGCAATCGTTCCATTAGATGATTATATTCAAGCATATGGATCACCAAGATTCTGGAATTCTAAAAAAGAATTCGGTTTAGTCAAAGGTAAATATTATGGATATGATGATCAATTCTCAATTGCAGATAAAGGTCTATACTATAATGTTGACTTAATGGCTCAAGTTTTAGGACCATCAAGAAAAAATGAACCATTAGAATTATGGCAAAAAGGTGAATGGACTTGGGAAAACTTTGAAAAGTTAGTAAATGAGTTAAACGGTCCATTAGATCACACAAGAACTGATGAAAACGGTGGTGCACAATACGTTTTAGGTGGAAGAACTTATAACTATGCATATGGTTTCATTGGAGCAAATGGTGGTAAATTAGTTGACGCTGACTTTAACACTTATTTAACTGACAAACCAGTCTTAGATTCATTAGAATTCTTAAGCAAATTACGTACAACAGATGGTATGTGGATTGATGATGCGCCATTATCAAATGCATCTCAACCACAATTCGCAGCTGGTAATGTTGTGTTCCAAGATGGTGAATCATGGCATATCACTGCAAGCAACAAATGGGGCGGCGTGAACTTCAAAATCAACTATGTTCCATGGCCAGTTGGTCCAAACGTAAAAGAAGATATGTCAAATTACAAGAGCTTAACAGTTGGTGGAAAATCAACTTATGTTATTTCTTCAGCATTCTCTAAAGCAAATATCCCAGCTGGATATGAAGATTTAATGATTCATGATGAAACAATCTTCAAGATTTGGGCAGATTTACAATACTTCCCAGAAACATTAACTGAAGTAGAAGATAACTTCTATGCAACAAGATTATATTCAAGCTATGAATCAGATATCTCAAGAGAAATTCACTTATCATTAATTGATTCTACAGTTCCTGATTATTTCTATAGCGTTATTGAATCTCAAGCACAAACAGATCAATCATTCATGATTAAGATTCAATCTGCTATTCAAAGTGGAGAAGTTCGTAACATTATGACTTCAACTGAATCAGCACTACAAGCAATCTTTATTGAAAGATATAATTTAGGCGAAAATTATTATAATCGATAA
- a CDS encoding carbohydrate ABC transporter permease has translation MNSKQSQELSKLKLQNVKAKKIKPTGKKRLSRSWQGDVFVSILLIGFGLFSAYPLVFTIANAFKPLDEIFLFPPQLFPRNFTFDNFTELFNLIGNTRIPISRYFFNTLFITVLGVAGHVLFGALAAYPLAKQKFPGKALINQLIVYSLMFSSLVTTVPNYLVISWLGFIDTPWAIIIPSWGFTLGLFLMRQFMVTIPTELLEAARMDGAGEYRIFFKVVMPLVKPAWLTVIILLFQQLWSTDGGAFIFTENLKPLSFALSQIVSGGIARTGASAAVALLMLIVPVSVFIFSQTRIIDTMAHSGIK, from the coding sequence ATGAATTCAAAACAAAGTCAAGAACTATCAAAATTAAAACTTCAGAATGTTAAGGCTAAGAAAATTAAACCTACAGGTAAAAAAAGATTAAGCCGTTCTTGGCAAGGTGATGTATTCGTATCAATCTTATTAATTGGATTTGGATTATTTAGTGCTTATCCATTAGTATTTACGATTGCGAATGCATTCAAACCTTTAGATGAAATTTTCTTATTCCCACCACAGTTATTTCCAAGAAACTTTACATTTGATAACTTCACAGAATTATTTAATTTAATTGGTAATACAAGAATTCCAATTTCAAGATATTTCTTTAATACACTGTTTATTACAGTGCTTGGGGTTGCTGGTCACGTTTTATTTGGTGCATTAGCAGCATATCCATTAGCAAAACAAAAATTCCCTGGTAAAGCATTAATTAACCAATTAATCGTTTACTCATTAATGTTCTCATCATTAGTAACTACAGTTCCAAACTATTTAGTTATCTCATGGTTAGGATTTATTGATACACCATGGGCAATTATTATTCCATCATGGGGATTCACTTTAGGATTATTCTTAATGCGTCAATTTATGGTGACAATCCCAACAGAATTATTAGAAGCAGCACGAATGGATGGTGCTGGTGAATATAGAATTTTCTTCAAAGTTGTTATGCCACTTGTTAAACCAGCTTGGTTGACAGTCATTATCTTACTGTTCCAACAATTATGGTCAACAGATGGTGGAGCATTCATCTTTACAGAAAACTTAAAACCACTATCATTCGCATTATCACAAATCGTATCAGGTGGTATTGCAAGAACTGGTGCTTCAGCAGCAGTTGCATTATTAATGTTAATTGTTCCAGTATCAGTATTTATCTTCAGCCAAACAAGAATCATTGATACAATGGCACATTCAGGAATTAAGTAG
- a CDS encoding DUF5696 domain-containing protein produces MKRKMIKYSVILLLVLSLTTFVLVQVLGAKTKYVERAPYDKTGFVKKEDYTQDEIVIENTKYKFILDAEDTNFELIDKTTNQTWYSTPKHDTLLIPSDARELFVLFYERKIEASKRMSINDESVQYDKYEFRVKDNTIEVLYEVGGKHNLTMTDLPRQVSSEDFNTKILEPLQAKVQEGVITQRQLTSLLNNYIETDGIRYLKTIASQESIDTFYKFIFEYSDYTYEDYLADAEKYGFETSQQLPYFEFAVKYTLTDNGFEVRLINDSIVETEKFPIAYIDILPFFGTGNMGDQGFTVIPDGSGIYIDHNNLKYNTVAYEKRVYGADLSIGTANEIKPQTGEKLSYPMYGYNKNGYGFINVITSGDAMSTLRAGFLTEVRNGSYAHKISYAYYRYAIRERDAFTFQSSTNSQRVTSWTIDYNTEDYVSSYQFVSKENSTYYDMAKLYQSHLVETYLLEKIEQQEKLNITLLGGYLQKKYFLGIPYTTVDSLTDAKGVINIKNEIQKLGINDFTITYSGFSNQGVKSTSYVKTHYNDQIASRKQLEKLIKDLKNENIDLFLEFSALYAATDKDLNLDKDVTKNIFNDDVYRYPYLESSKVTDKNKTISYVQNTKTSNNVISNVIKTSNKLNNNFVSFTDFGNQLASNLTKKNTLFRNEVAAKQVEMIERLADYHVQLRNPNQYLAMYSDQILDLDMKGTMHPIVDYDIPFVALFLNGYFNYSGPAINVDDSKSITWHMLKAIETGAGLQFTFTNESTTKLIKTEYNYLISTYYEYWMNDLKQVYQTIDGLNINGKDIIDHKVLNLQGSLVEVTYEGNIKIRINYETESYVVVS; encoded by the coding sequence ATGAAACGTAAAATGATTAAATATAGTGTTATTCTTCTCCTAGTCTTAAGTCTTACAACATTTGTACTTGTTCAAGTACTTGGCGCAAAAACTAAGTATGTAGAACGAGCACCATATGATAAAACTGGATTTGTAAAAAAAGAAGATTACACACAAGACGAAATTGTTATCGAAAATACAAAATACAAATTTATCTTAGATGCAGAAGATACAAACTTCGAATTAATTGATAAAACAACAAATCAAACTTGGTACTCAACACCAAAACATGACACATTATTAATACCAAGTGACGCTAGAGAATTATTTGTTCTTTTCTATGAAAGAAAAATTGAAGCATCAAAACGCATGAGCATTAATGATGAATCAGTTCAATATGACAAATATGAATTTAGAGTTAAAGACAACACAATCGAAGTACTTTATGAAGTTGGTGGTAAACACAATCTAACGATGACAGATTTACCAAGACAAGTAAGTAGTGAAGATTTCAATACAAAAATCTTAGAACCACTTCAAGCAAAAGTACAAGAAGGTGTGATCACACAAAGACAATTAACAAGTTTATTAAATAACTATATTGAAACTGATGGTATTCGTTATTTAAAAACAATCGCATCACAAGAATCAATCGATACATTCTATAAATTTATCTTCGAGTACTCTGATTATACTTATGAAGATTATTTAGCTGATGCTGAAAAATATGGATTTGAAACAAGTCAACAATTACCTTACTTTGAATTTGCAGTGAAATACACATTAACTGATAACGGATTTGAAGTTAGATTAATCAATGATTCAATTGTTGAAACTGAAAAATTCCCAATCGCTTATATCGACATCTTACCATTCTTTGGTACAGGTAATATGGGAGATCAAGGTTTTACAGTTATTCCAGACGGTTCAGGTATTTATATTGACCACAATAACTTAAAGTACAATACAGTTGCATATGAAAAACGTGTCTACGGAGCTGACTTATCAATTGGTACAGCAAATGAGATTAAACCACAAACTGGTGAAAAACTTTCATATCCAATGTATGGTTATAATAAGAATGGATATGGTTTCATTAATGTAATTACATCTGGTGATGCAATGTCAACTTTAAGAGCAGGTTTCTTAACAGAAGTAAGAAACGGTTCTTATGCACATAAGATTTCATATGCTTATTACCGTTACGCAATTAGAGAACGTGATGCATTCACATTCCAATCATCAACAAACTCTCAAAGAGTTACAAGTTGGACAATTGATTACAATACAGAAGATTATGTATCAAGTTATCAATTCGTGTCTAAAGAGAACTCAACATATTATGATATGGCTAAGCTATATCAATCACATTTAGTTGAAACATACCTATTAGAAAAAATTGAACAACAAGAAAAATTAAATATTACCCTTTTAGGCGGATATCTACAAAAGAAATACTTCTTAGGTATTCCTTATACAACAGTTGATTCATTAACTGATGCAAAAGGTGTAATCAACATTAAAAATGAAATTCAAAAACTAGGTATTAACGACTTTACAATCACTTATTCAGGATTCTCAAATCAAGGTGTTAAATCGACTTCTTACGTAAAGACACACTATAATGATCAAATTGCATCAAGAAAACAACTTGAGAAGTTAATTAAAGATTTAAAAAATGAAAACATTGATTTATTCTTAGAGTTTAGCGCATTATATGCTGCTACAGATAAAGACTTAAATCTAGATAAAGATGTAACAAAAAATATCTTTAACGATGATGTTTACAGATATCCTTATTTAGAATCATCAAAAGTGACTGACAAGAACAAAACAATCAGTTATGTTCAAAATACAAAAACAAGTAATAATGTTATTTCAAATGTGATTAAAACATCAAACAAGTTAAATAATAACTTTGTTTCATTCACAGACTTTGGAAATCAGTTAGCATCTAATTTAACAAAGAAAAATACTTTATTCAGAAATGAAGTGGCTGCTAAGCAAGTAGAAATGATTGAACGATTAGCTGATTATCATGTTCAATTAAGGAATCCTAATCAATACTTAGCAATGTACTCAGACCAAATCTTAGATTTAGATATGAAGGGTACAATGCATCCAATCGTTGACTATGATATTCCATTTGTAGCATTATTCTTAAATGGTTACTTCAACTATTCTGGTCCAGCAATCAATGTTGATGATAGTAAATCAATCACATGGCATATGTTAAAGGCAATTGAAACAGGTGCTGGATTACAATTTACTTTCACAAATGAAAGTACAACAAAACTGATTAAGACAGAATATAATTATCTAATCTCTACATATTATGAGTATTGGATGAATGATTTAAAACAAGTTTATCAAACAATTGATGGCTTAAATATTAATGGTAAAGACATTATCGATCATAAAGTATTAAACCTTCAAGGTTCATTAGTTGAAGTCACATATGAAGGAAACATCAAAATTAGAATCAACTATGAAACAGAAAGTTATGTGGTGGTATCATGA
- a CDS encoding Yip1 family protein, translated as MFKKILNKIKNFDYLQFLKHVWEDYFKFPIYILTHPFQGFDDFKLEKKGKYHVAITYILLLVISTALQVTRSGFLIRESYVENFSIIKTFFLITVPIALIAIGNWSITSLFEGKGTLGEIFKVLGYAVIPLVWFGIPLTFISGQLIQEELAIYATLSTIGVVLTGYMGFFGLLVIHEYGLAKTIVTLIATILAVAVIIFVGILILTLFQQIWGFIQQVYEEFIMRNS; from the coding sequence ATGTTCAAGAAAATACTTAATAAAATCAAGAACTTTGATTATCTTCAATTTCTAAAGCATGTTTGGGAAGATTACTTTAAATTTCCAATCTACATCTTAACTCACCCTTTTCAAGGTTTTGATGACTTTAAATTAGAGAAAAAAGGTAAATATCATGTTGCAATAACTTATATTCTTTTATTAGTTATTTCAACTGCTTTACAAGTGACACGTTCAGGATTCTTAATTAGAGAATCATACGTAGAAAACTTCTCTATTATTAAAACATTCTTCTTAATTACAGTGCCAATTGCATTAATTGCAATTGGTAACTGGTCAATCACTTCATTATTTGAAGGAAAAGGAACATTAGGAGAAATCTTTAAGGTTTTAGGATATGCAGTCATTCCATTGGTATGGTTTGGTATTCCATTAACATTTATCTCAGGACAACTTATTCAAGAAGAATTAGCAATCTATGCTACGTTATCAACGATTGGTGTTGTCTTAACTGGTTACATGGGATTCTTTGGCTTATTAGTCATTCATGAATATGGACTAGCAAAAACGATAGTGACATTAATTGCAACAATTTTAGCAGTTGCAGTCATCATTTTCGTAGGAATCTTAATCCTTACATTATTCCAACAAATTTGGGGTTTCATCCAACAAGTATATGAAGAATTTATCATGAGAAACTCTTAG